A genome region from Rhizobium sp. NXC14 includes the following:
- a CDS encoding ABC transporter permease codes for MLRYVLTRFAIWIPSVLVVMLAVYALAFYGAGDPIKLIFLRAPGDVAYNPQRIEAIRESAGLNRPFIEQFGLYIWNLLHGRFGNSLTSGRAVWAMVSAAAPVSFQLALCSIILTAVIAIPLGMIAALNQNSRLDYAILGSALFLWAIPAYVAGPLLMVGLIMLLPGTSVPYGWGGVFDVRILLPLIVLSFQPIALIVRQTRAAVIEVLSEDFVRTARAKGVPEIVVALRHILRPVLTPVVTQLGLIMITIVNGAIFVELVFGLPGLGRLTVQALINSDYPVILAITLIGSFLVMVSNLLVDVLYPLLDPRANDSRRSR; via the coding sequence TTGCTGCGCTACGTGCTAACCCGGTTCGCCATCTGGATTCCGTCCGTTCTCGTGGTGATGTTGGCCGTCTACGCGCTGGCTTTCTACGGCGCCGGCGATCCGATCAAGCTCATCTTCCTGCGCGCGCCGGGCGACGTCGCCTACAATCCGCAGCGCATCGAGGCCATTCGCGAAAGTGCGGGTCTCAACCGGCCCTTCATCGAACAGTTCGGCCTTTACATCTGGAACCTGCTGCACGGCCGGTTCGGCAATTCGCTGACATCGGGCCGCGCCGTCTGGGCGATGGTTTCGGCCGCTGCACCCGTCTCCTTCCAGCTTGCCCTCTGTTCCATCATCCTGACGGCCGTCATTGCGATCCCGCTCGGCATGATCGCTGCGCTGAATCAGAATTCGCGCCTCGACTATGCCATTCTGGGCTCCGCGCTCTTTCTCTGGGCGATCCCGGCCTATGTCGCCGGGCCGCTGCTGATGGTCGGCCTCATCATGCTGCTGCCAGGCACGAGCGTGCCTTACGGCTGGGGCGGCGTCTTCGATGTCCGCATCCTGCTGCCGCTGATCGTGCTTTCCTTCCAGCCGATCGCGCTGATCGTGCGCCAGACGCGGGCCGCCGTCATCGAGGTTCTGTCGGAGGATTTCGTCCGCACTGCGCGCGCCAAGGGCGTGCCGGAGATCGTCGTGGCGCTGCGCCATATCCTGCGGCCGGTGCTGACGCCTGTCGTGACCCAGCTCGGCCTGATCATGATCACCATCGTCAACGGTGCGATCTTCGTTGAACTCGTTTTCGGCCTGCCGGGTCTCGGCCGGTTGACTGTGCAGGCGCTGATCAATTCCGATTATCCTGTCATCCTGGCAATTACGCTGATCGGATCTTTCCTGGTCATGGTGTCGAACCTGCTGGTGGACGTGCTCTATCCGCTGCTCGATCCCCGCGCCAATGATTCAAGAAGGAGCCGCTGA
- a CDS encoding ABC transporter permease: MSAIPLSTTEAVDEPPVSLWRDAWHRLRRNKLAVFGLMVVLTLAFTAIFGPYLTPYDYLSQDLNARNALPSMSHLFGTDDLGRDVFSRVVFGTRTAFLVAVIVTFFAVLIGLTLGAVAGFFGNPFDRAIMWLTDVTMSVPNLLLVVVINASLKSPITKWMEARYLETLNPFYRQTIWVDFILVFGSMALISWPPYARLVRAQVLSIRSRPYITAAQALGLSNWIIIKRYVVPNALGPLIVSVSAGLGTAMVLESAFSFLGVGVNPPTPSWGNMISDGLRVWQHYPHLLAAPAAVLGLASVAFSFLGDGLNDALNPRGSK; the protein is encoded by the coding sequence ATGTCTGCAATCCCTCTTTCCACCACCGAAGCCGTGGATGAGCCGCCGGTCAGCCTGTGGCGCGACGCCTGGCATCGTCTGCGGCGCAACAAGCTTGCCGTCTTCGGTCTCATGGTTGTTCTAACTCTCGCTTTCACGGCGATCTTCGGGCCATATCTCACGCCCTATGATTATCTGAGCCAAGACCTCAACGCCCGCAACGCGCTGCCGTCGATGAGCCACCTCTTCGGAACCGACGATCTCGGCCGCGACGTCTTCAGCCGCGTCGTCTTCGGCACGCGGACAGCCTTCCTCGTCGCCGTGATCGTCACCTTTTTCGCGGTGCTGATCGGCCTCACGCTCGGCGCCGTCGCCGGTTTCTTCGGCAACCCTTTCGACCGCGCTATCATGTGGCTGACCGATGTGACGATGTCGGTTCCGAACCTGCTGCTCGTCGTCGTCATCAACGCTTCGCTGAAATCGCCGATCACCAAGTGGATGGAGGCCCGTTATCTTGAGACCCTCAATCCCTTCTACCGCCAGACCATATGGGTGGATTTCATTCTCGTCTTCGGGTCGATGGCGCTGATCTCCTGGCCGCCCTATGCCCGTCTGGTGCGCGCCCAGGTGCTGTCGATCCGCAGCCGGCCCTATATTACGGCTGCTCAGGCGCTTGGCCTTTCCAACTGGATCATCATCAAGCGTTATGTCGTGCCGAATGCGCTCGGGCCTTTGATCGTCTCGGTCAGCGCCGGTCTCGGCACGGCGATGGTGCTGGAAAGCGCTTTCAGCTTCCTCGGTGTCGGCGTCAATCCGCCGACGCCGAGCTGGGGCAACATGATTTCGGACGGTCTTCGCGTCTGGCAGCATTATCCGCATCTTCTCGCCGCTCCGGCGGCCGTGCTCGGCCTTGCCTCCGTTGCCTTCAGCTTCCTCGGCGACGGCCTCAACGACGCGCTCAATCCGCGGGGCAGCAAATGA
- a CDS encoding ABC transporter ATP-binding protein, producing the protein MMNTKSTEHLLDVRGLTVEIDGRNGPAVVVDGIDLHVDKGETLGVVGESGCGKSLTMLSLMRLLPNKIKVAKGSATFDGRDLQTMSNRELRKVRGGDIGFVFQDPMTSLNPVMRVGDQICEPLIYHRKMKKAEARDRAVELLRLVGIPGPEERLQAYPHELSGGMRQRVMIAIGLACNPKLLIADEPTTALDVTIQAQIVDLVKDLRAKLGMSVVWITHDLALIAGLVDRVAVLYAGTVVEDAPVDELYARPSHPYTRGLLSSIPKLSDPPASRLSSIGGTPPEPGRRPKGCPFAPRCPLAETICHEKVPRLELLAGRSNHRAACFVVQRMQEAA; encoded by the coding sequence ATGATGAACACGAAAAGCACAGAACACCTGCTCGACGTCAGGGGTCTCACCGTCGAGATCGACGGCCGCAACGGCCCTGCCGTCGTCGTCGACGGCATCGATCTGCATGTCGACAAGGGAGAGACCCTCGGCGTCGTCGGCGAATCCGGCTGCGGCAAGAGCCTCACCATGCTGAGCCTGATGCGGCTGCTGCCGAACAAGATCAAGGTCGCCAAGGGCTCGGCCACCTTCGACGGCCGCGACCTGCAGACGATGTCCAATCGTGAATTGCGCAAGGTGCGCGGCGGCGATATCGGCTTCGTCTTCCAGGATCCGATGACCTCGCTCAATCCCGTCATGCGCGTCGGCGACCAGATCTGCGAGCCGCTGATCTATCACCGCAAGATGAAGAAGGCGGAAGCCCGCGACCGCGCTGTCGAGCTGCTGCGCCTCGTCGGCATTCCCGGCCCGGAAGAGCGGCTGCAGGCCTATCCGCATGAGCTTTCCGGCGGTATGCGCCAGCGCGTGATGATCGCGATTGGCCTTGCCTGCAATCCCAAGCTCCTGATCGCCGACGAGCCGACGACGGCGCTCGACGTCACGATCCAGGCCCAGATCGTCGATCTGGTGAAGGATCTCAGAGCCAAGCTCGGTATGTCCGTCGTCTGGATCACCCACGATCTGGCGCTGATCGCCGGCCTCGTCGATCGCGTCGCCGTTCTCTATGCCGGCACGGTCGTGGAGGACGCGCCGGTCGACGAGCTCTACGCCCGGCCGAGCCATCCCTATACGCGCGGCCTGCTCTCCTCGATCCCGAAACTTTCAGATCCGCCGGCAAGCCGGCTGAGCTCGATCGGCGGCACGCCGCCGGAGCCCGGCCGTCGGCCGAAGGGCTGCCCCTTTGCGCCGCGCTGCCCGCTCGCCGAAACAATCTGTCACGAGAAGGTGCCACGGCTCGAACTGCTCGCCGGCAGGAGCAATCATCGCGCCGCCTGTTTCGTCGTCCAGAGAATGCAGGAGGCCGCGTGA
- a CDS encoding oligopeptide/dipeptide ABC transporter ATP-binding protein: MAAQPLLKVENLVKHFHVKLGAFGERSATVYALDNVNLDIMEGETLSLVGESGCGKSTTGFTILNLYKATSGKVVYKGQDLATLDEKQMRPFRRDLQIVFQDPYSTLNPRMTVGEAIGEPILFHKLCAKAELKERVATLLTDVGLPTRFAQRYPHELSGGQRQRVVIARALACQPKFIVCDEAISALDVSIQAQIINLLLDLQEKYGLTYLFIAHDLAVVRHIGTRVGVMYLGRLAELATREDLFDNPLHPYTKALLSAVPETDPELERTRQRQILQGDVPSPLSPPSGCRFHTRCPIAMDVCSKVIPAWKEARPGHLVACHAVNTEQIA, from the coding sequence ATGGCTGCTCAACCGCTGCTCAAGGTCGAAAACCTGGTCAAGCATTTTCATGTCAAGCTTGGCGCATTCGGCGAACGCTCGGCAACCGTCTATGCGCTCGACAATGTCAATCTCGACATCATGGAAGGCGAGACGCTGAGCCTCGTCGGCGAATCCGGCTGCGGCAAGTCGACGACCGGTTTCACCATCCTCAACCTCTACAAGGCGACCAGCGGCAAGGTCGTCTATAAGGGCCAGGATCTCGCCACACTCGACGAAAAGCAGATGCGGCCCTTCCGCCGCGACCTGCAGATCGTTTTCCAGGACCCCTATTCGACGCTCAATCCGCGCATGACGGTGGGCGAAGCGATCGGCGAGCCGATCCTCTTTCATAAGCTCTGCGCCAAGGCCGAGCTGAAGGAGAGGGTGGCGACGCTGCTCACCGATGTCGGCCTGCCCACACGCTTTGCCCAGCGTTACCCGCACGAGCTTTCCGGCGGTCAGCGCCAGCGCGTCGTCATCGCCCGGGCGCTCGCCTGCCAGCCGAAATTCATTGTCTGCGATGAGGCAATATCGGCGCTCGACGTGTCGATCCAGGCGCAGATCATCAACCTGCTGCTCGATTTGCAGGAGAAATACGGGCTAACCTATCTTTTCATCGCCCATGATCTTGCCGTCGTGCGCCACATCGGCACCCGCGTCGGAGTCATGTATCTCGGGCGGCTGGCCGAACTGGCCACCCGCGAGGACCTCTTCGACAATCCGCTGCACCCCTATACCAAGGCGCTGCTGTCGGCCGTTCCGGAGACCGATCCGGAACTGGAGCGCACCCGTCAGCGCCAGATCCTGCAGGGCGACGTGCCGAGCCCCCTGAGCCCGCCGTCCGGCTGCCGTTTCCATACGCGCTGCCCGATCGCCATGGATGTCTGCAGCAAGGTCATCCCCGCCTGGAAAGAAGCCAGGCCTGGCCACCTCGTCGCCTGCCACGCCGTCAATACGGAGCAAATCGCATGA
- a CDS encoding four-carbon acid sugar kinase family protein — MTLKVAIIADDLTGALDTGTPFVEAGLSVAVAIDIEAAREAVATACDVVVINTASRALDEREAAERVQLAADVFRGEKPAVVMKKIDSRLKGNVAAESMALAKAFDLKAILVAPAIPDQERLTYRGCVVGRGINRPLPIAELFKRGADRVVVADAGDDADLDQIAAGHDWQTTLAVGARGLGAALARRLGEAGQSTRREFAASPRTLFAFGSRDPITVAQMSRLEGTGALRVVLDAPMGEIECGEGLALPVLLRCTGDMAVDAGLVVRNFASGVKAVIDDTRPDMLMVGGGDTALAVFRTLGVRVLAPQGEIEAGIPWFDVTAADGRRFRCAVKSGGFGKPDSLLKLVLRNQAA, encoded by the coding sequence ATGACGCTGAAGGTGGCGATCATTGCCGACGATCTGACCGGCGCTCTCGATACCGGCACGCCCTTTGTCGAAGCTGGCCTTTCGGTCGCCGTCGCCATCGATATAGAGGCGGCGCGGGAGGCGGTGGCTACCGCCTGCGATGTCGTCGTCATCAACACCGCCTCCCGCGCACTGGATGAGCGCGAAGCTGCCGAAAGAGTTCAATTGGCGGCGGATGTCTTTCGTGGCGAGAAGCCTGCGGTCGTCATGAAGAAGATCGATTCCCGGTTGAAGGGCAATGTCGCGGCGGAAAGCATGGCGCTCGCGAAGGCATTCGACCTGAAGGCCATCCTCGTTGCGCCCGCCATTCCCGATCAGGAGCGGTTGACCTACCGTGGCTGTGTCGTCGGCCGGGGCATCAACCGTCCGCTGCCGATCGCTGAGCTGTTCAAAAGGGGTGCGGACCGCGTTGTCGTTGCCGATGCCGGGGACGATGCCGATCTTGACCAGATCGCCGCGGGACATGACTGGCAGACGACCCTTGCCGTCGGCGCCCGGGGTCTCGGCGCCGCACTTGCCCGCCGCCTCGGCGAGGCAGGTCAGTCGACTAGGAGGGAATTTGCGGCAAGCCCGCGGACCCTGTTTGCCTTCGGCTCGCGCGATCCGATCACTGTCGCTCAGATGAGCCGGCTTGAAGGCACGGGCGCCCTACGCGTGGTGTTGGATGCGCCGATGGGCGAGATCGAATGTGGCGAGGGTCTGGCGCTGCCGGTGCTGTTGCGTTGCACAGGCGATATGGCGGTCGATGCGGGGCTCGTCGTTCGCAACTTTGCGTCAGGCGTCAAGGCTGTCATCGATGATACGAGGCCGGATATGCTGATGGTCGGGGGCGGCGATACGGCTCTTGCCGTTTTCCGCACATTGGGGGTGCGGGTATTGGCGCCCCAGGGCGAGATAGAAGCCGGCATTCCGTGGTTCGATGTGACGGCCGCCGATGGCCGGCGTTTTCGGTGCGCCGTTAAGTCGGGGGGCTTCGGCAAACCGGATAGTCTGCTAAAACTGGTTCTTCGGAATCAGGCGGCATAA
- a CDS encoding FadR/GntR family transcriptional regulator produces the protein MVDANGESLNAEAGPPGKPERGKAVKLVDRVFDQLLERIRGGNYPPDSRLPGEHELASMLGVSRPIVRDALARLRDQGMVYARQGAGTFVSAHGSPTTQLAYSPVKTIADIQRCYEFRLTIEPAAAYFAAKRRNEQAIQKIASALADLREATSHQLHRADADFTFHRAVTEAANNHYYTASIDALKAHIAVGMHLHGLSLLGPRQGLEQVYEEHNAIYKAIADGRPEDAQRLMKAHLEGSRDRLFEGRVLDLSF, from the coding sequence GTGGTTGACGCGAATGGCGAATCTTTGAACGCGGAAGCCGGCCCGCCGGGCAAGCCCGAACGCGGCAAGGCCGTCAAGCTGGTCGACCGTGTCTTCGACCAGCTGCTCGAGCGGATCCGCGGCGGAAACTATCCGCCGGATTCACGCCTTCCAGGCGAACACGAACTGGCCTCGATGCTGGGTGTTTCCCGGCCTATCGTCCGTGATGCGCTGGCACGGCTGCGCGATCAGGGCATGGTCTATGCCCGGCAAGGCGCGGGCACCTTCGTCAGCGCGCATGGGTCGCCGACGACGCAACTCGCCTATTCGCCTGTTAAAACCATTGCCGATATTCAGCGCTGCTACGAATTCCGCCTGACCATCGAGCCGGCCGCCGCCTATTTTGCCGCCAAGCGACGCAATGAGCAGGCCATCCAGAAGATCGCCAGCGCCCTTGCGGATCTGCGCGAGGCGACCAGCCATCAGCTTCACCGGGCCGATGCCGATTTCACTTTCCATCGCGCGGTGACGGAGGCTGCCAACAATCATTATTACACGGCCTCGATCGATGCACTGAAAGCCCATATCGCCGTCGGTATGCATCTCCATGGCCTTTCCCTGCTCGGCCCGCGCCAAGGGTTAGAACAGGTCTATGAAGAGCATAACGCCATTTACAAGGCGATCGCCGATGGCAGGCCGGAGGATGCGCAAAGGTTGATGAAGGCGCATCTCGAAGGTTCTCGCGACCGTCTCTTCGAGGGCAGGGTGCTCGACCTGTCCTTCTGA
- a CDS encoding thiamine pyrophosphate-requiring protein yields the protein MAKTVGDFLVARLGEWGVRRMFGYPGDGINGVFGALHRASDKMEFIQARHEEMAAFMAAAYAKFSGELGVCIATSGPGATHLITGLYDARMDHQPVLAIVGQQARRALGGHYQQELDLAALFKDVASDFVQQASTPAQVRHLIDRAVRIALANRAVTAIILPNDLQEMPYEEPARKHGTVHSGPGYRPPRVFPHGDDLQAAADILNAGKKVAILVGAGALNATDEVIAVADRLQAGAAKALLGKAALPDDLPWVTGSIGLLGTEPSWNLMRDCDTLLMIGSGFPYSEFLPEEGRARGVQIDINPDMLSLRYPMELNLTGDAAETLRALLPLLRENPDTSWRQTIEKDVASWWKTLDERAHVDANPVNPQRVVSELSPRLPANAVVTSDSGSCANWYARDLKMRRGMKASLSGGLASMGAAVPYAIAAKFAHSDRPVIGLVGDGAMQMNNLAEMITVAKYWKDWADPTFVICVFNNQDLNQVTWEQRVMEGDPKFAASQSIPDIAYHKFADLIGLRGIFVDQPAQLGAAWEEALSANCPVILEVKTDPEVPPLPPHISFEQMRNITSALMTGDPHEAGVIAGTFRQLFAGILSRR from the coding sequence ATGGCGAAAACTGTCGGCGATTTTCTTGTGGCACGGCTTGGCGAATGGGGTGTGCGACGTATGTTCGGCTATCCCGGCGACGGCATCAACGGCGTCTTCGGGGCGCTCCATCGCGCATCCGACAAGATGGAGTTCATCCAGGCACGGCACGAGGAAATGGCGGCTTTCATGGCAGCCGCCTATGCGAAGTTCTCAGGCGAACTCGGCGTCTGCATCGCAACCTCGGGACCCGGCGCCACCCATCTGATCACCGGTCTTTACGACGCTCGCATGGACCATCAGCCGGTTCTCGCCATTGTCGGCCAACAGGCGCGCCGCGCGCTCGGCGGACATTACCAGCAGGAGCTCGACCTTGCCGCCCTCTTCAAGGATGTCGCGAGCGATTTCGTGCAGCAGGCTTCCACCCCGGCGCAGGTGCGCCATCTGATCGACCGCGCGGTTCGCATCGCGCTCGCAAACCGGGCGGTGACAGCGATCATTCTGCCCAACGACCTGCAGGAAATGCCCTATGAGGAGCCAGCGCGAAAGCATGGAACCGTGCATTCGGGTCCGGGTTACCGCCCGCCGCGAGTCTTTCCGCACGGAGACGATCTTCAGGCCGCGGCCGATATTCTGAATGCGGGAAAGAAAGTGGCGATCCTCGTCGGCGCCGGCGCGCTCAACGCCACGGACGAGGTCATTGCCGTTGCGGACCGCCTCCAGGCGGGCGCTGCCAAGGCCCTGCTCGGCAAGGCCGCTCTGCCGGATGACCTGCCATGGGTGACGGGCTCGATCGGCCTTCTCGGGACGGAACCTTCATGGAACCTGATGCGCGACTGCGACACCCTGCTGATGATCGGCTCCGGTTTTCCCTATTCCGAATTCCTTCCGGAGGAAGGCCGGGCGCGCGGCGTGCAGATCGACATCAATCCCGACATGCTGTCGCTGCGCTATCCGATGGAGCTCAACCTGACGGGTGATGCGGCCGAAACGCTCAGGGCGCTGCTGCCTCTGTTGCGGGAAAATCCTGATACCAGCTGGCGGCAAACGATCGAGAAAGACGTCGCCTCCTGGTGGAAGACGCTGGACGAGCGCGCCCACGTCGACGCCAATCCCGTCAATCCGCAGCGCGTCGTCAGCGAACTTTCGCCGCGGCTGCCGGCAAATGCCGTTGTCACCAGCGATTCCGGTTCCTGCGCGAACTGGTATGCACGGGACCTGAAGATGCGCCGCGGCATGAAGGCATCGCTTTCCGGCGGACTGGCCTCGATGGGAGCTGCCGTCCCCTACGCGATCGCCGCCAAATTCGCGCATTCCGATCGCCCCGTCATCGGCCTGGTCGGTGACGGCGCCATGCAGATGAACAATCTCGCCGAGATGATCACCGTTGCCAAATACTGGAAGGACTGGGCCGATCCGACTTTCGTCATCTGCGTCTTCAACAATCAGGATCTGAACCAGGTGACGTGGGAGCAGCGGGTGATGGAGGGCGATCCGAAATTCGCAGCGTCGCAGTCCATTCCTGACATAGCCTATCACAAGTTCGCCGACCTCATCGGATTGCGCGGCATTTTCGTCGACCAGCCGGCTCAGCTCGGCGCCGCGTGGGAAGAAGCTCTGAGCGCCAATTGCCCCGTCATCCTCGAAGTAAAGACCGATCCGGAAGTGCCGCCGCTGCCGCCGCACATCAGCTTCGAGCAAATGCGGAACATCACCTCTGCCTTGATGACGGGGGATCCGCATGAAGCAGGAGTCATTGCCGGCACCTTCCGCCAGCTCTTTGCCGGCATCCTGTCACGGCGGTAG
- a CDS encoding DUF4142 domain-containing protein → MKRFAIASLALSLAVPAFAQSAAEKSGVNSLIGVPPKTEDFVKEAAASDMFEIASSKLAIERGDDATKAFAQQMLTDHQKTSEELKALVSGGKVKAALPSAMTSDQKSMLDKLNSLQGADFNKQYHSDQESAHEDAVDLFKRYGDEGDNPELKAWAASTRPALEHHLQMAEELNK, encoded by the coding sequence ATGAAACGCTTTGCTATCGCTTCGCTCGCCCTCTCGCTTGCTGTTCCGGCATTCGCGCAATCGGCTGCCGAAAAGAGCGGGGTCAATTCCCTGATCGGCGTGCCGCCGAAAACGGAAGATTTCGTCAAGGAAGCAGCCGCAAGCGACATGTTCGAAATCGCCTCCAGCAAGCTTGCGATCGAACGTGGCGACGATGCGACGAAGGCCTTCGCGCAGCAGATGCTCACCGACCATCAGAAGACCAGCGAAGAACTCAAGGCGTTGGTTTCCGGCGGCAAGGTCAAGGCAGCGCTTCCGAGCGCCATGACGTCGGATCAGAAAAGCATGCTCGACAAGCTGAACAGCCTGCAAGGAGCCGATTTCAACAAGCAATATCACTCCGACCAGGAATCTGCCCATGAGGACGCGGTCGATCTCTTCAAGCGCTATGGCGACGAAGGGGACAATCCAGAACTGAAGGCATGGGCTGCAAGCACGCGCCCCGCTCTGGAACATCATCTCCAGATGGCCGAGGAACTCAACAAGTAA
- a CDS encoding protein-L-isoaspartate(D-aspartate) O-methyltransferase, which yields MDMTRSRDHMVEHHVVGRGIRDRSVTRAMRMVPREKFVDPGFEEFAYEDAPLSIGEGQTISQPYIVALMIEKADLDAGDKVLEVGTGSGYASALISRIAKHVYSIERHERLAVQARERFDKLGYRNIDVRVGDGSKGWAKAAPFDAIIVSAGAPEVPASLKEQLDLGGRLIIPVGRGEEQRLKRITRTGATTFEEEDLGGVFFVPLIGEDAWTAAHPMYTAAAPSSRMEEAPDKLIAAVAEEFPLVDDRSFAALFDRFAESRIVLLGESTHGTAEFYEARAAISRHLIEHHGFNMVAVEADWPDAVAVDRWINGQPSKGDQPFSRFPKWMWRNLEFSRFLGWLKTDNERRKGLHADPVRFYGLDLYNMSGSIRSVLDYLENVSPETAQIARERYGCLSPWQSDPATYGRAVLTDAYRSCEEAVLRQCTELLARSLDDAASDGRDFLNAAQSARLLAAAERYYRIMYYGGSQAWNLRDTYMADTVEHLLDFHGPTAKIIIWAHNSHIGDARYTDMAAARDELNLGQLCRQRFDGMTSLIGLGTHSGEVMAANDWDGQAEKKQVNPSLPQSYERLCHDSGKPRFLLDLAADEELHASLVEQRLQRFIGVIYRPETERLSHYMSTSLSRQYDAFLWFDETRALSPLVAPESGSSDPETFPFGL from the coding sequence ATGGATATGACCCGCAGCCGAGACCACATGGTCGAACATCATGTCGTGGGTCGCGGCATTCGCGATCGAAGCGTCACCCGAGCTATGCGGATGGTGCCGCGCGAAAAATTCGTCGATCCCGGCTTCGAGGAATTCGCCTATGAGGATGCCCCGTTATCGATCGGCGAGGGGCAGACAATTTCGCAGCCTTACATCGTCGCACTGATGATCGAAAAAGCCGATCTGGACGCCGGCGACAAGGTTCTGGAGGTCGGAACCGGTTCCGGCTACGCCTCGGCCCTCATCAGCCGGATCGCAAAACACGTCTATTCCATCGAACGGCATGAAAGATTGGCGGTTCAGGCCCGGGAGCGGTTCGACAAGCTCGGATACCGCAACATCGACGTCCGGGTCGGCGACGGCAGCAAGGGCTGGGCCAAAGCCGCTCCCTTCGATGCCATCATCGTGTCGGCGGGCGCACCGGAGGTTCCGGCCTCCTTGAAGGAGCAGCTGGATCTCGGAGGGCGCCTCATCATCCCGGTCGGCCGAGGTGAAGAGCAGCGGCTGAAACGCATCACGCGCACCGGTGCAACCACCTTCGAGGAGGAGGATCTCGGCGGCGTCTTCTTCGTTCCCCTGATCGGCGAGGATGCCTGGACTGCCGCACATCCGATGTACACGGCGGCAGCCCCGTCATCGCGCATGGAGGAAGCGCCTGACAAACTCATCGCGGCCGTGGCGGAAGAATTTCCCTTGGTCGACGACCGGAGCTTTGCCGCCCTTTTCGATCGGTTTGCCGAAAGCCGTATCGTTCTGCTTGGTGAATCCACCCATGGCACGGCCGAATTCTATGAGGCGCGCGCGGCCATCAGCCGTCACCTGATCGAACATCACGGCTTTAACATGGTGGCGGTCGAAGCGGATTGGCCGGACGCCGTGGCGGTCGACCGCTGGATAAACGGTCAGCCGTCGAAAGGCGATCAGCCATTCAGCCGTTTTCCCAAGTGGATGTGGCGGAACCTGGAATTTTCGCGGTTCCTCGGCTGGCTGAAGACGGATAATGAGCGTCGCAAGGGTTTGCACGCCGATCCGGTTCGGTTCTACGGCCTGGATCTCTACAACATGTCGGGATCGATCCGCTCCGTCCTCGACTATCTCGAAAATGTCAGCCCGGAAACCGCCCAAATTGCCAGGGAACGCTATGGCTGCCTCAGCCCCTGGCAGAGCGATCCGGCGACTTACGGCCGGGCCGTGCTTACCGATGCCTATAGATCATGCGAGGAGGCGGTGCTAAGGCAATGCACGGAGCTGCTGGCGCGCTCCCTGGACGACGCTGCCTCAGACGGTCGTGACTTTCTGAACGCCGCCCAGTCGGCGCGGTTGCTAGCCGCAGCCGAGCGGTATTACCGGATCATGTATTACGGCGGTTCTCAGGCCTGGAATCTCCGCGACACCTACATGGCCGATACCGTCGAGCATCTCCTCGACTTCCACGGTCCGACGGCAAAGATCATCATATGGGCGCACAACTCGCATATCGGCGATGCCCGCTATACCGATATGGCAGCCGCCCGCGACGAACTGAACCTTGGCCAGCTGTGCCGGCAGCGTTTCGACGGAATGACAAGCCTCATAGGACTGGGAACGCATTCCGGTGAGGTGATGGCGGCAAACGACTGGGATGGACAGGCCGAGAAGAAGCAAGTCAATCCGTCCCTGCCGCAAAGCTACGAGCGTCTCTGTCACGATTCCGGAAAGCCGCGATTTCTTCTCGACCTCGCGGCCGATGAAGAATTGCATGCAAGCCTCGTCGAACAGCGGCTTCAGCGCTTCATTGGCGTCATCTACCGGCCGGAAACGGAACGGCTGAGCCATTACATGTCGACATCGCTGTCGCGGCAATATGATGCATTTCTCTGGTTCGATGAAACTCGAGCGCTTTCACCGCTTGTGGCACCGGAGTCCGGTTCATCGGATCCGGAAACGTTTCCCTTTGGGCTCTAA
- a CDS encoding DUF4142 domain-containing protein, whose protein sequence is MYRNPVAVLTTIMLLSSTAFAQIGNPAGMGADTKMSKPGVPAPHQTNNQDRLFAQLAAAGGLAEVELGRMASGKAEANAATQFAEVMVRDHTEANAKLKELGEAAKIPLPETLDPDHQVVRDQLDKLSGTPFDIAYIKAQIVDHQKTAQLLAWEISLGEDAEMQRLAASMLPIVLDHLRRAQEINAELTGAAIRLPAQAMAASGPKPQ, encoded by the coding sequence GTGTACCGCAACCCTGTCGCCGTGCTCACCACGATCATGCTGCTCAGCAGCACTGCGTTCGCTCAGATCGGCAATCCGGCCGGAATGGGCGCCGACACGAAGATGTCGAAGCCCGGCGTTCCGGCTCCGCATCAGACCAATAACCAGGACAGGCTGTTTGCGCAGCTCGCAGCCGCCGGCGGGCTGGCGGAGGTAGAGCTGGGCAGGATGGCGTCCGGCAAGGCGGAAGCGAATGCCGCCACACAGTTCGCGGAGGTGATGGTTCGCGATCACACGGAGGCCAACGCCAAGCTGAAAGAGCTGGGTGAGGCTGCCAAGATTCCGCTTCCCGAGACGCTCGATCCGGATCATCAAGTGGTTCGCGATCAATTGGACAAGCTGAGCGGCACGCCGTTCGATATTGCCTATATCAAGGCACAGATCGTCGACCATCAGAAGACGGCGCAACTGCTGGCTTGGGAAATCTCCCTCGGTGAAGACGCCGAAATGCAACGTCTGGCGGCGTCGATGCTGCCAATCGTGCTCGATCACCTCAGACGCGCGCAGGAAATCAATGCCGAGCTGACGGGCGCGGCAATCCGGTTGCCCGCGCAAGCCATGGCGGCAAGCGGGCCGAAGCCGCAATAG